The DNA window GCGGTCGTCTTGAAGACGGTCATCAATAGCTGCTGGTGGTCGGAGGCGATGTTGCCGCGCTCGAACATCGGCGCGATCTCGAATTGACCTGGGGCAACCTCGTTGTGGCGCGTCTTGGCCGGGATGCCGAGCTTGAACAGCTCGCGCTCGGTGTCCATCATGAAGCCCAACACCCGCTCAGGCACCGCACCGAAGTAGTGGTCGTCGAACTCCTGACCCTTCGGCGGCTTCGCGCCGAACAGGGTGCGACCCGCGTTCACCAGGTCGGGACGCGCCAGGAAGAAGTGCCGGTCGACCAGGAAGTACTCCTGCTCCGGCCCACAGAACGCGACGATCTTCGCCAGGTTGTCGTGGCCGAACAGCTTCAGAATCCGCTCGGCGTGGGCGCCCATCGCCTGCTGGCTGCGCAGCAGCGGAGTCTTGTAGTCCAGCGCCTCACCGGTCATCGACACGAACACCGTGGGGATACACAAGGTGTTGCCGTTCGGGTTTTCCAGGATGTAGGCCGGGCTGGTGACGTCCCAGCCGGTGTAGCCGCGGGCCTCGAAGGTGCTGCGAAGGCCGCCCGACGGGAAGCTGGACGCGTCCGGCTCACCCTGAATCAGCGTCTTCCCCGCGAACTCTGCGAGGGTCTCGCCGTCGGAAACCGGCTCGAGAAAACTGTCGTGCTTCTCGGCGGTCAGCCCGGTCATCGGATAGAAGACGTGCGCGTAGTGGGTGGCGCCCTTCGACAGTGCCCAGTCCTTCATCGCCGAGGCGACCGAGTCGGCAACGGCGGGATCCAGCTTCGCGCCCTTCTCGATAGTGGCGACCACGGACTTGTACACCGACTTCGGCAGCCGAAGCCGCATCTCGGCCAAGGTAAAGACGTTGGAGCCGAAGACCTCGCCGGGCGCCTCGGTGGGATCGAAGCTGATGGCTGGAGGCACGTACGCCTCGACGTTGTTGATCGCCTGCAGACGCACTGCATTTCCGCTCAATGGAATTCCTATCGCTGCTATCGCCCGCAACCTTTGCGGACGGTGACCGGCCAACAGTAGGAAGGTCGCGTTCCGGGATTGTTACGTCGGCGTCAACGACAGAATGCGGTTGCTCGAGCCGGTCACCTGCCAGGGCCGTGCAATGAGGGGTCGGGTTTGCAGCCAGGCGCGCAAAGTCGGCAACGCGAGAGCCGGTTGTCCTAGGCTCGACACACGGTGCCGTTGGCTACGACAGGGGGTGCCTATGGTGGGGTCTTTCATCCACGTCGTCCTGCGCGAGCGCGCGAGTCTGCAGCCCAATGACACGGCGTTCACCTTCCTCGATTACGACACGGATTGGGAAGGCGTCGCCGAGAGCCTGACGTGGGCACAGTTGTACCGGCGCGTGACGAACCTGGCAACCGAACTCGATGCCTGCGGGTCGACGGGTGACCGCGTTGTCATATTGGCGCCGCAAGGGCTCGAATACGTCGTGGCGTTCCTCGGGGCGCTGGAAGCGGGACGCATCGCGGTTCCACTGTCGGTGCCGGCGGTCGGTATCCACGATGAGCGGGTCACGGCGGTGCTCCGCGACGCATCGCCATCGGCCCTTCTCACGACGTCCGCTGTCGTCGACAGCGTTGTTCCCTATGCGCAGTCCGCGGGAGGCGAAGCCGCCCCTTCGATTCTCGAAATCGATTCGTTGGACCTGGACACTCGCCGACGCTCCACCGCCCGGCGGCACGACCATCCGGACATTGCGTATCTCCAGTACACCTCCGGTTCGACGCGCACACCCGCCGGCGTGGTGATCTCATACCGCAATCTGTCGGCCAACTGGGAGCAGATGGTCGCGAACTATGTCGCCGATAACCCGATGCCCAAATCGACGGTGTCGTGGTTGCCCTTCTACCACGACATGGGATTGATGTGTGGGGTGTGCACCGGCATCTTCGGTGGCTGGCATTCGGAGATCACCAGTCCGGTCGCGTTCCTGCAGCGACCCGCCCGGTGGATGCAGATGCTGGCACGCAATCCGCAGGTGCTGTCCGCGGCCCCGAACTTCGCTTTCACACTCGCGGCCGCACGCACGTCAGACGAGGACATGGCCGGGCTCGACCTGGGAGACGTATCGTTCATCAACTGTGGGGCCGAACGGGTGAACCCAACCACGATCAAGCGCTTCAATCAGCGGTTCGCACCCTTCAACTTTCCCGAGTCGGCGATACGCCCCTCGTATGGACTGGCAGAGGCGACGGTGTTCGTCGCCACCAACGCGCCGGGTGCACCGCCGGATTTCGTCTATTTCGAACCCGAGAAACTCTCGGCAGGCCACGCGTTTCGCAGCGATACCGGCACACCATTGGCGAGTTATGGCAAGCCGCGGTCACCGATGATTCGGATCGTCGATCCCGACAGCGCGACCGAATCACCCGCGGAGACGATCGGTGAGATCTGGGTGCACGGCGAAAACGTCAGCGCCGGGTACTGGCTCAGGCCAGCAGAGACACAGCAGACCTTCGGCGCAACGCTCAACGCTCCTTCACCTGGCACACCCGAAGATCGTTGGCTCAGAACAGGAGACCTCGGCTTCCTCTCAGACGGGGAACTGTTCATCGTCGGGCGCATCAAAGACCTCTTGATCGTGCGCGGACGCAACCACTATCCCGACGACATCGAGGCCACAGTCCAGGAGATATCGAGGGGCCGGGCCGCGGCCATCGCCGTCGTGGACGAGTCCACGGAAAAGCTCGTCGTGATCGTCGAGGTCAAGAAGCGCGGCGAGTCCGACGAGGAGGTGACCGAGAATCTCCGCAACATCTCCGAGCAGGTCACCTCGGTGATATCCAATGCGCACGGCGTGAGCGTCCAGGACGTTGTGCTGGTCGCGCCGGGCTCGATACCCATCACGACGAGCGGCAAAGTCAGGCGATCGGCCTGCGCCCAACTCTATCGAGACGGCGGACTACAACATCTAATCCATTGAACGCCTGAGCTGTTCGCCGTACAGACTCAGCGATAAGGGGTTCAGCATCTCGTGGTGCGTGCAATCCACCGAGTACGCCGTCACATCGCCGGTGACATGTTTGCGCCATTTCCGCAGCGTGAAACCGCTTGCGATATGGGTCCGTAGCCCCGCCAACCGGGACATCAGGGTTGGCGTCCCATCATTCGTCTTTGCACTTCGTACGGCGGAGAAGATGACCATATCGCCGTCGAAGACATCGGGGACGTACCCGCGGAGATGCTTCTGGTTGGCGTTGACGCTGCGAACCATCAACTCCAGCAGCTCCTTTGGCGGTAGCGCGAAGTCAATGGCACCCCGTTGCTGAAGGATCTCGTCGGCCCGTTCGTAGGTGAGAGGACCCGACAGCACCGAAAAGTCCACCCGGTTGGTGCTGAGGATGTGCTGGAGCACCTGACTCTCGTCCAGCGCCCTGCTCGCCGCGGCGGTGATCAGGCCGACGCTGAATGCGGGGTCGAGCAGCACCAGCCGCTGAACATCGCACCCGCGGCGGCGAAGTTCCACGGCGAGTTCGTGGGCAGCGACGCCGCCGAAGGACCAGCCGAGAATGTTGTAAGTCTCTGCCGGGTAGACGGATTGGATCCTGTCGGCATAGGTCGCGGCCATGGCTCGAATGGAGCGGGGCTCAGGCTCGCCTTCCCGCTGGACTTGGTTGATACCGATGATCGGACAGTCGAGGTACCTGTCCAGGGTCCGATAGGTCCAGCTCAACCCGAATCCGTCGTGGATGCAGACCAGCGGAACACCCGGACCTTTTTTGAACACCTCTGCAGGAACGACTTCCACAGCGTTGTCGTCCCTGTTCAATTGCTGGCTCAGACTCCTCACCGTCGGCGCATAGAACACCGTGCGAACCGCGACGTGAGCATCGAGGGCGGCGTTGATGGCGGCAACCACCCTCATCGCGGAAAGCGAATCACCGCCGAGGTCGAAGAACGAGTCGTCCACCCCGACCCGCTCGACGCCGAGCACCTGAGCGTAGATGCCCGCGACTATCTTTTCGTTCTCGGTCTGCGGCGCCTGGAAGGGTGTGGTGGCAAAAACCGGTTCCGGCAGTGCCTTCGTGTCAATCTTGCCCGAGGACGTCAGCGGGAACTCCTCGAGCACGACGATCTGCGCGGGAACCATGTATTCCGGCAGCCGCGCGCTCAACCGTAAACGCACCGCACCGATCTTGGTATTGGTCTGCGGATTGTTTACGTGGGTGCCGCGTTGGTGAAACTCGTTGAAAGCCACATAGATATCTGTCAGACGTGCGCTCCCGACATCGTCCGGTATGACGAAGACGGCATCGAGGGTGCCAGGTTGGGCGCCCCAGGTGACGGCGACCCCGTAACCGCTCGTTTCACCGAGGCGGTGCAGTTCTTCGGGCGTCGCGGCATGGTGGATCGCAATGGCTTCGGCGACGGCATCGGCGACTGGCAGCCCGGCGGCGAGTGCCGCCTCGATGTTCACGTCAGCGATCACGCCGGCACGGGGAATCCCGGTGACGCGGACAGCAGCGGGCCGCTGCGTCGTCAACCGGGTGCGCAGCTCGTTCACGCCTTCGAATTCCCACCACGTCCAGGTGGGTGCGTCGGCCAGCGACAGCAGCGACGTTGGGGCCGCGGAGGCTTTGTGAACGATTACGTCATAGCGATAACGGGTCAGTTCGTTGTCGGCCCATCCCCGCTTCACCTGAATGTCGAGTCCCAGCGACGAGGGGTGGTCGGCGGCCCAGATAGTGAAAAAATCTGGAGCCACCAGCAATTCGGGCTCGCTGACGATGGCACGGTGAACGCGCTGGCGGACCTCGGCACCGTCGGCGGCGATGGTGCGGGCCATGGCGACGCCGGTTTGGAACGCACCCTGCAGGCTGTAGTTTCGGATGTCGCCGATGAACAGCGAGCCCCCGGGGGCCAGTAGTTCCATCGCGTTGTTGATGACGTCGGCCAGGTAGCCCGCGTTGGGGAAGTACTGGACGACCGAATTGAGCACGATGGTGTCGAAGTAGCCCTGCGGCAATGCTTGGGTGCGATGGGCGGGCTGGGCCAGCAACTGCACCCGGTCGCGCCACGGGATCTGCAGCCGCTCCAGCGAACGAGCCAGGTTGTCGATGGTCACCGCCGACATGTCGGTAGCGACATAACGATCGCACTGCGGGGCGAGCTGCGACAGCAACAGACCCGATCCCACGCCGATCTCCAGTAGCCGCCTCGGCCGCAGCGCCTTGATGCGATCCACTGTGGCAGCACGCCATTCCGCCATCTCGGCGAGCGGAATCGATTCATCGGTGTAGCTGCTGTTCCAGCCGCGGAAATCGGAGCCGAACTCCCACGCCGCAACTTCGGCGCCGTACAGGTCGTCGTACATGTGCTGCCACTCGCCGACGAGTTCGGCGTCGCTCTCGTCGGTCGTGGTGTGATCCAGGGTGACATAGCCGACGAGCTGGGCACCGCTGGCGCCGCGGTGCACGGTGGTGACGGCCTGGTTGACCTCGGGCGAAGCGGCAAGGGCGTTTTCGATCTCGCCGAGTTCTATGCGGTAGCCACGGATCTTGACCTGCTGATCGGCGCGCCCGACATACTGCAGCTGTCCGTCGGCGCCCCATGACACCAGATCCCCTGTGCGATACATCCGCATCCCGGGCGCCTCGAATGGACACGCCACAAACCGCGTCGCGCTCAACGCGGTCCGGCGGACGTACCCATATGCCAGCCCGGCACCGGCGACGTACAACTCGCCGACCACCCCCTCAGGCACCGGCCGCAACGATCCGTCGAGTACGAAGAAGGCGAGATGCGTCAGCGGAACCCCGACGGGGCTGCCACTGGTCTTCACGTCTTCGACGAGGACTTCCCGGAAGGAGGCATGCACTGTCGTCTCGGTGATGCCGTACATGTTGATCATGCGCGGTGATCCGGGATGGTTGTGCAGCCACGTCTGAAGGCGTTGTGGCTCAAGGGCTTCACCGCCGAATACGACAGCCTCGAGCTTCAGCTTCTTGCCCTGTTCGGGGTTCAGCGCGTCGACGGTTTGCAGCGCGTAGAACGCTGACGGGGTCCGGCTCAGCACGCTGACCTGTTCGGCGACCAGCAGGGCGTGGAACTCTTCCGGTGACCGGCCGGCCGACTCGGACACCACCACCAGCCGGCCACCACCGAGCAACGCACCCCAGATCTCCCACACCGAGAAGTCGAAGGCCAGGGAATGACACTGTGTCCACACGCCCGTACGCGGCAGATCGGCGCCCAGTGACTCCAGCAGCTGCGCCACATTCCGGTGGGCGATAGCCACTCCCTTGGGCTGACCGGTCGTTCCCGAGGTGTAGATGATGTAGGCGATGTCATCGGCTGCCGGCGCCGGTAGCGTGGTGGCGGGTTGCGCATGAAGGGCGGGGTCGGCGATGTCGACGACCGGCAGGCCGAAATTCTCCAGCCGCGACCGCAAAGCGGCGGTGGTGACCGCGGCGATCGGCGCGGCGTCAGCAAGCATGAACTGGATGCGTGCGTCGGGATGTGACGGGTCGATCGCCAGATACGCCGCTCCGGTCTTGAGCACTGCCAGGATCGCCACGATCGCCTCGGCCGAGCGGGTGAACAGCAGCGCCACAGACTGTCCCGGTCCTGCTCCGTGCGCGACCAGCAAGTGCGCCAACCTGTTCGCGGACTCCTCGAGGTCGTGATAGGTCAGCGACTGATCGCGAAAGGTCACCGCGACCGCGTTGGGGGTTCGGGCGACCTGCTCGGCCCACAGCGCAGGAATCGATGCCGCCGTGGGTGAGGGCCGCGTCAACACCGCCCGGTTGCCCCACCGATCCAGGAGTGCGTGCTCGTCGGCGTCGAGAAGATCCGCCGACGACACCCGCTGCTCCTGGTCGGTGGTCAGTGCCACCAGCACCCGCTCGAGCCGATCGATCAGGGTCGCGATGGTTTCGGTGTCGAACACGTCGGTACGGAACTCGACCATTCCGCCTATCCCGTCGGCCTCCCCCGCGTCCGTCCAGCGTTCGGACAGGTGGAACACGAGATCCATGCGGGCGGTGCGGGTATCCATCGGCATTTGCGAGACCTGCAGATCACCCAAGGTCACCGGGCCCCCGGCGGTACCGTCCTGTCCGAGGATGTTCTGCCACGCCAGCATCACTTGGATCAGTGGATGATGGGTCAGGCTCCGGGTCGGGTTGAGCCGCTCGACAAGCACCTCGAACGGCACGTCCTGATGGTCGAATGCGGCGATGCTGCGCTGCCGCACCTGCGCGAGCAACTCGGCAAACGTGAGATTCCCGGCCAATTCGACCCGCAGCACCAAGGTGTTGACGAAGAACCCGATCAGCTCGTCGAGCGCGGGATCGCGGCGGCCCGCGATCGGAAAGCCAACGGCGACATCGCTGCTCGCGCTGACCTCGGAGAGCAGCACGGCGAGGGCGGCTTGGATCACCATGAAGATGGTTGCGTTGTGCTGAGCGGCGACGTCTCGCACCCGCTGCTGCAGTTCCGCCGGCCAACTCACCGCAACCCCGGAGCCGCGGTAATCGGCGACAGGTGGATAAGGCCGATCGGTCGGCAGCTGCAGGCGTTCCGGCATTCCGGCCAACGCGTCCAGCCAGTAGGCCAGCTGCGCGGCGATGGGACTGTCGCCGTCGTCGAGATCACCGAACTGTTCACGCTGCCACAGCGTGTAATCCACGTACTGCACAGCCAGTTGCGCCCAGCCCGGGGCCTGCCCCTCGGTCCGGCTGTTGTATGCCTGACCGATATCCCTGACCATGGGGGCCAGCGACCATCCGTCGAAAGCAATGTGGTGCACCACAATTGCCACCACATACAGCTCAGGCCCGACCGAGTAGACCTGCGCGCGGATCGGGACCTCGGCCGACAATTCGAAGCGGTGTACCGCCAGCGTCATCAACTCGCGGAGGACACCCTGTTCGGGCAGAGAGACAACCATCGGCGCGCCAGCGAGCCGCCAGATCCCCGCCTCGGCGGGTACGACCTTCTGGAACGGGACACCGTCGGCGTCGGGGAATGTGGTCCGCAGTGATTCGTGGCGGGCGATGACGTCGTCGAAGGCCGCGCCCAACGCCTCGACATCCAGCGGGCCGCTGATGCGCAGCGCGTTCGGCATGTTGTACGTCGCAGCCCCACCCTGGAACCGGTCCAGGAACCACAACCGGCTCTGGGCGAAGGACAACGGAACCACGGCAGGGCGCTGACCGGCCACCAACGGTTTGCGCCGACCCGCTTCCCCACTGACATGCAACGCCAACCGCGCCACGGTCGGCGCGTTGAACAGGGTGTGCACCGAAACTCCCGCGTCGAGGCCGGTGTTGATCGCGGCGACAAGGCGCATCGCCGACAGCGAGTCGCCGCCGAGGTCAAAGAACGAATCGTCGACGCCGACCCGCTCGACACCGAGCACGCGCGCGTAGATGCCGGCCAGGATCTCCTCAACCGGGTTGGTGGGGGCGCGGTAGTGATCGCCATCGACGTACTCGGGCGTCGGCAGGGCGCGGGTGTCGAGCTTGCCGTTCGGCGTTAGCGGCAAGGCATCGACGACCACCACCGCAGCAGGCACCATGTACGACGGCAATCGCTCGGCCAGCGCGCGGCGAATCACCGCCGGGTCCGCCGTGCCGGTCACGTAGCCCACCAGTCGCCTGTCGCCGGGGCGGTCCTCGCGGGCGACGACGACGGCTTGTTGCACACCGTCCAGGCCGGCCAGCGCCGCCTGGACCTCACCCAGCTCGATGCGATAGCCGCGCAGTTTGACCTGTTCGTCGGCGCGGCCGAGATACTGCAGCTGTCCGTCGGCGCCCCACCGGACCAGATCTCCGGTGCGATACATCCTTGTTCCCTGCGCCCCAGCGCCACCGAACGGACACGCGACGAACCGCGACGCGGTCAAACCGCGCCGGCGCACATAGCCGACCCCGACGCCGCGGCCGGCCACATACAACTCTCCGATCGCTCCGGGCGGCACCGGGCGCAGCCACCCGTCCAGCACGAACAATGCCGCGCCGGGTACGGGCGAGCCGATCGGCACGACGCCCGACCCCGCCGCCAGCGGCGCGCTGATCGACGCATACACCGTGGCCTCGGTCGGCCCGTACGCGTTGATCATCACCCGTCCGGGCGCCCACCGTTCCACCAGCTCGACCGGGCATGCCTCACCGGCCACCGCCACCGCCACCGATTCCAGACCATGTG is part of the Mycolicibacterium tusciae JS617 genome and encodes:
- a CDS encoding AMP-binding protein; the encoded protein is MVGSFIHVVLRERASLQPNDTAFTFLDYDTDWEGVAESLTWAQLYRRVTNLATELDACGSTGDRVVILAPQGLEYVVAFLGALEAGRIAVPLSVPAVGIHDERVTAVLRDASPSALLTTSAVVDSVVPYAQSAGGEAAPSILEIDSLDLDTRRRSTARRHDHPDIAYLQYTSGSTRTPAGVVISYRNLSANWEQMVANYVADNPMPKSTVSWLPFYHDMGLMCGVCTGIFGGWHSEITSPVAFLQRPARWMQMLARNPQVLSAAPNFAFTLAAARTSDEDMAGLDLGDVSFINCGAERVNPTTIKRFNQRFAPFNFPESAIRPSYGLAEATVFVATNAPGAPPDFVYFEPEKLSAGHAFRSDTGTPLASYGKPRSPMIRIVDPDSATESPAETIGEIWVHGENVSAGYWLRPAETQQTFGATLNAPSPGTPEDRWLRTGDLGFLSDGELFIVGRIKDLLIVRGRNHYPDDIEATVQEISRGRAAAIAVVDESTEKLVVIVEVKKRGESDEEVTENLRNISEQVTSVISNAHGVSVQDVVLVAPGSIPITTSGKVRRSACAQLYRDGGLQHLIH